The proteins below are encoded in one region of Oceaniferula marina:
- a CDS encoding LamG domain-containing protein, translating into MMKTKTSALAMMFSLGLGLVAHGALIAHYKLDEAVGSNTVEDAVANAGTATRAGVPILGESSVTAGTYGPIVVSAGTAASFGTAAELNNPSAGNYAITGNPSVINNLINESSGNGVGQMTVAAWINPDVITGTHVIAAAGTGSNGWKFAINSSKLRFTAFGVLDGTRSSTDLLTNTWQYVAMTYNNGSVEYFVNGVSQGTATVSGYKEETGADTKFGGRAGGTENFDGHMDEVKYFDTVLTAAEIQAAAIPEPSSSALLGLGALILILRRAK; encoded by the coding sequence ATGATGAAAACTAAAACAAGCGCGTTGGCTATGATGTTCTCCTTGGGCTTGGGACTTGTGGCACATGGGGCACTTATTGCACATTATAAATTGGATGAGGCTGTTGGAAGCAACACCGTTGAGGATGCCGTAGCGAATGCGGGCACCGCAACTCGAGCGGGAGTTCCGATTCTAGGTGAATCTAGTGTGACGGCCGGAACCTATGGTCCTATCGTTGTTTCCGCTGGCACGGCTGCGAGCTTTGGCACTGCGGCCGAGCTCAATAATCCAAGCGCTGGCAACTACGCGATTACTGGTAATCCGTCGGTGATCAATAACCTGATTAACGAGTCAAGCGGAAACGGAGTTGGGCAGATGACGGTGGCCGCATGGATCAACCCGGACGTCATCACCGGAACGCATGTGATTGCCGCTGCAGGAACCGGCAGCAACGGATGGAAATTTGCGATCAATTCCAGCAAACTTAGGTTTACGGCCTTCGGTGTGTTGGACGGAACCCGTTCATCCACGGATCTGCTTACCAATACCTGGCAGTATGTGGCCATGACCTACAACAATGGGAGTGTCGAATATTTTGTGAACGGTGTGTCTCAGGGAACGGCAACCGTCAGTGGCTATAAAGAAGAAACCGGGGCGGATACGAAATTCGGTGGCCGGGCTGGGGGAACGGAAAACTTTGATGGTCATATGGATGAAGTTAAGTATTTTGATACGGTTCTCACTGCTGCTGAAATTCAAGCTGCGGCCATCCCTGAACCTTCATCTTCAGCCCTTCTTGGCCTCGGCGCTCTGATCCTGATCCTCCGACGGGCGAAATAA
- a CDS encoding arylsulfatase has product MKHFLLSLSAATALFAPLSAADKPNIVFILADDLGYSELGCYGQKKIKTPHVDKLAKEGMRFTQHYTGAPVCAPARCVLLTGKHLAHAEIRGNRDSGNGQRFPGQWPLSDQALTIAEVLKEQGYATGAFGKWGLGPTQSSGAPNKQGFNRFYGFICQRNAHSYYPPYLDSDDKEITINEHPIPGHKRQKEGTVKAEDYRAEHYAPDLVLKEALDFIDTHKDQPFFLYLPFIEPHVAIQPPQEWIDKYPKGWDNKPYRGERGYLPHPRPNAGYAAMISDLDEHVGAIIQRLDQHGLSNNTLVIFTSDNGPTHNVGGVTTEFFNSTLNLRGKKGSCYEGGLRIPCIVRWPGKVKAGSQTDAASYFPDWFPTLCDISGSKRPDTNLDGVTLAPVLEGGELPERHEPMIWEFSGYGGIIAIRHGKWKAIKRGLKRKGKPGKWELYDIEKDRAESKDLADKYPETIKQIEQRWLRTRTVEPDFPLPDIDRK; this is encoded by the coding sequence ATGAAACACTTCTTGCTTTCTCTCAGCGCCGCAACTGCACTATTTGCACCACTCAGCGCAGCGGATAAACCGAACATCGTTTTTATCCTCGCCGATGACCTCGGATACTCTGAGCTCGGTTGCTACGGCCAAAAGAAAATTAAAACACCACACGTCGACAAGCTCGCCAAAGAGGGCATGCGTTTCACTCAGCACTATACCGGAGCCCCGGTCTGCGCCCCGGCCCGTTGCGTCCTTCTGACAGGTAAACATCTGGCTCATGCTGAAATCCGGGGCAACCGGGACTCGGGCAACGGCCAACGCTTCCCCGGGCAATGGCCTCTGTCCGATCAGGCCCTGACCATCGCCGAGGTCTTAAAAGAGCAAGGGTATGCCACCGGTGCATTCGGCAAATGGGGGCTCGGCCCCACCCAATCCAGTGGAGCTCCGAACAAGCAAGGTTTTAACCGCTTCTACGGGTTTATCTGCCAGCGCAACGCCCACAGCTACTACCCACCCTACCTCGACAGCGACGACAAAGAAATCACGATCAATGAGCATCCCATCCCGGGCCACAAGCGACAAAAAGAAGGAACCGTCAAAGCCGAAGACTACCGCGCTGAACATTACGCCCCCGACCTCGTGCTCAAAGAAGCTCTCGACTTTATTGATACCCACAAAGACCAACCCTTTTTCCTCTACCTCCCCTTTATCGAGCCTCATGTCGCCATCCAGCCACCCCAGGAGTGGATCGACAAGTATCCAAAAGGCTGGGACAACAAACCCTACCGCGGCGAGCGAGGCTACCTCCCGCACCCCCGCCCGAATGCCGGTTACGCAGCCATGATCTCGGACCTCGACGAACACGTCGGAGCCATCATCCAACGCCTCGACCAACACGGACTGAGCAACAACACCCTGGTGATTTTTACATCGGATAACGGCCCTACGCATAACGTCGGCGGCGTCACCACCGAGTTCTTTAACTCCACCCTCAACCTCCGGGGGAAAAAAGGCAGCTGCTACGAAGGTGGCCTGCGCATCCCCTGCATCGTTCGCTGGCCGGGGAAAGTCAAAGCAGGTAGCCAAACAGACGCGGCAAGCTACTTCCCCGACTGGTTCCCCACCCTCTGCGATATCTCCGGAAGCAAACGCCCGGACACCAACCTCGACGGCGTCACGCTCGCCCCCGTGCTCGAAGGAGGCGAGCTCCCGGAACGACACGAACCGATGATCTGGGAGTTCAGCGGCTACGGAGGAATCATCGCCATCCGCCACGGCAAATGGAAAGCCATCAAACGTGGGCTAAAACGGAAGGGCAAACCCGGCAAATGGGAACTCTACGACATCGAAAAAGACCGGGCAGAAAGCAAGGACCTCGCCGACAAATATCCGGAAACCATCAAGCAGATCGAACAACGGTGGCTACGGACCCGAACCGTCGAACCCGACTTCCCGCTCCCGGACATCGACCGCAAGTAA
- the ispF gene encoding 2-C-methyl-D-erythritol 2,4-cyclodiphosphate synthase, whose amino-acid sequence MYRTGLGYDVHQFALDRPLILGGVEIPHTHGLAGHSDADVLCHAIADALLGALGLPDIGHYFPPTDDSIEGISSLEILEKCRELLAERQAVIQNIDSSMIAEAPKVLPHAEDMKIKMAEALSIQPSQIGIKATTNETMGFVGRKEGIAALANALIYIPD is encoded by the coding sequence ATGTATCGCACAGGACTTGGATATGATGTCCACCAATTTGCCCTCGACCGTCCACTCATCCTCGGAGGAGTGGAAATCCCTCACACCCACGGCCTCGCAGGGCACTCGGATGCCGACGTGCTTTGTCACGCCATCGCCGATGCCTTGCTCGGAGCGCTCGGACTCCCCGATATCGGCCACTACTTCCCACCTACCGATGACAGCATCGAAGGCATTTCCTCGTTAGAAATCCTCGAAAAATGTCGCGAGCTTCTGGCAGAACGCCAGGCCGTCATCCAGAACATCGATTCCTCCATGATTGCCGAAGCCCCGAAAGTCCTGCCTCACGCCGAGGATATGAAAATCAAAATGGCAGAGGCTCTTTCCATTCAACCCAGCCAAATCGGCATCAAGGCAACCACCAATGAAACCATGGGATTTGTCGGTCGAAAAGAAGGCATCGCAGCCCTCGCCAATGCCCTGATTTACATCCCGGATTGA
- a CDS encoding trypsin-like peptidase domain-containing protein → MHQSFSRFLILLAVFFAAFLGVILVRKAKNGDDLFHFLKNNDPVTASPNGDYTLRRDPAVDLNDVRVLAAINAESAALVRSVMPSVVSIDTAGVRHERRRDFWGRTWVQPRTVQGQGSGVIVSKEGHVLTNHHVITGNPRIRLTMHDGSVHSAKIIGSDPTVDIAVLKIESPGPFKALKFGNSEKTEVGNVVFAIGSPFGLGETVTDGRISAKKRSFSDSQVDLLQTSAAINPGNSGGPLVNIQGEIIGINSRIYSTDRKNPGFQGISFAVPSNAALVTMRHILARGRPVRGFLGMALENVDRSARKELKYDQPGGVRVMGVAPDAPALKAGIKKNDIITHFNKDTVGNTRELIRFIQQSKVGTEVTLMVWRDNAQESITATIGDAEKFNQQLLQNEGGNGIQKIDTKAILNAIGLIVRNPNSREQEQGIRGVFIEQILPESQLKGKLLTGDLIRAVNGRQVTDKNDFFQRLVVSLSVQNTELFIQRGKNSIRLTLSPMKQ, encoded by the coding sequence ATGCACCAGTCCTTCAGTCGTTTTCTGATTCTGCTCGCCGTCTTTTTTGCCGCCTTCCTCGGGGTAATCCTCGTTCGAAAGGCAAAAAACGGCGATGACCTGTTCCATTTCCTTAAAAACAACGATCCGGTCACAGCCAGCCCCAACGGCGACTACACCCTGCGTCGCGACCCCGCTGTGGACCTCAACGACGTTCGCGTCCTGGCTGCGATCAATGCAGAGAGTGCCGCCTTGGTTCGTTCAGTAATGCCCTCGGTGGTCAGCATCGATACCGCCGGAGTTCGCCATGAACGCCGGCGCGACTTCTGGGGGCGCACATGGGTACAGCCCCGAACCGTTCAGGGGCAAGGCTCCGGGGTGATCGTCTCCAAGGAAGGCCACGTGCTGACCAACCACCACGTCATCACCGGCAACCCAAGAATCCGTCTGACCATGCACGACGGCTCGGTGCACTCCGCCAAAATCATCGGCTCCGACCCCACGGTCGATATCGCCGTGCTGAAAATCGAAAGCCCGGGACCATTCAAGGCTCTCAAATTCGGCAACTCGGAAAAAACCGAAGTCGGCAATGTGGTATTTGCCATCGGCAGCCCCTTCGGACTCGGTGAAACGGTCACCGACGGCCGAATCTCAGCCAAAAAACGATCATTCTCAGACAGTCAGGTCGACCTCCTACAGACTTCCGCCGCCATCAACCCCGGCAACTCAGGCGGACCGCTGGTCAACATCCAGGGAGAAATCATCGGCATCAATTCACGCATTTACTCCACCGACCGCAAAAACCCCGGGTTCCAAGGCATTAGTTTTGCCGTGCCGTCCAATGCCGCACTGGTCACCATGCGCCACATCCTAGCCCGGGGCCGCCCGGTTCGTGGCTTTCTCGGTATGGCCTTGGAAAACGTCGACAGAAGCGCCCGAAAGGAACTCAAATATGATCAACCCGGAGGAGTACGCGTCATGGGAGTGGCCCCGGATGCCCCGGCACTCAAAGCCGGCATCAAGAAAAACGACATCATCACCCACTTCAACAAGGACACCGTCGGCAATACCCGCGAACTCATCCGCTTCATTCAACAAAGCAAAGTGGGAACGGAAGTCACGCTGATGGTTTGGCGGGACAACGCCCAGGAAAGCATCACCGCCACCATCGGCGATGCCGAAAAATTCAATCAACAACTGCTTCAAAATGAAGGGGGCAACGGCATCCAAAAAATCGACACCAAAGCCATCCTCAATGCGATCGGCCTGATCGTCCGCAACCCGAATAGCCGGGAACAAGAGCAAGGAATCCGGGGTGTCTTTATCGAACAAATCCTACCGGAAAGCCAACTCAAGGGCAAACTGCTCACCGGCGACCTCATCCGCGCCGTCAATGGCCGCCAGGTCACCGACAAAAACGATTTTTTCCAACGCTTGGTTGTCTCGCTCAGCGTTCAGAATACCGAACTCTTCATTCAACGAGGGAAGAACTCCATCCGTTTGACACTCTCGCCGATGAAACAATAA
- the radC gene encoding RadC family protein: protein MSTIPDLPEDERPRERLARLGASALSDAELLAIFLRVGVKGCSAIEVGRQLLSKYGSLNALGGLSIPELASEHGLGPAKAAQLKAAFELGIRCAQEKMASQVMNSADAIYQAIAPRLAHERHEHILIILLNTKLQATQTIELSKGNANTALCEPRDVLHHVLLGQAPAFVLIHNHPSGDPSPSRQDISLTKKIQQACETMHLRFVDHVIIGRPGDQRPQPYYSFAGAGLL, encoded by the coding sequence ATGTCCACCATCCCAGACCTCCCTGAAGATGAGCGCCCGCGTGAACGTCTAGCCCGCCTGGGCGCCAGCGCTCTTAGCGATGCCGAGCTCTTGGCGATTTTTTTGAGAGTCGGAGTCAAAGGGTGCAGCGCCATCGAGGTAGGTCGCCAACTACTCAGTAAGTATGGCAGTCTGAACGCACTGGGCGGTCTCAGCATCCCCGAACTGGCCAGCGAACACGGATTGGGGCCGGCAAAAGCAGCCCAACTCAAGGCCGCCTTCGAGTTAGGTATCCGCTGTGCCCAAGAAAAAATGGCGAGTCAAGTCATGAACAGCGCCGATGCCATTTATCAGGCCATCGCTCCTCGTCTGGCCCACGAACGCCACGAACACATCCTGATTATCCTGCTCAACACCAAGCTCCAGGCCACCCAAACCATCGAGCTAAGCAAGGGCAATGCCAACACCGCTTTGTGCGAACCCCGCGACGTGCTCCACCACGTCCTGCTCGGCCAGGCACCGGCCTTTGTCCTGATCCACAACCACCCGTCCGGAGACCCAAGCCCGAGCCGCCAGGACATCAGCTTGACAAAAAAAATCCAGCAAGCCTGCGAAACCATGCACCTGCGATTTGTCGATCACGTCATCATCGGCCGCCCGGGAGACCAGCGCCCGCAACCATACTATTCGTTTGCCGGGGCCGGATTGCTCTAA
- a CDS encoding entericidin A/B family lipoprotein has product MKKLFLLMALSVGVGSLSSCNTYIGMGRDIQKLGEGIQNTGYGTGWSGNKPSPYPQPAKPAEKKP; this is encoded by the coding sequence ATGAAGAAGTTGTTTCTATTGATGGCTTTGTCAGTGGGTGTCGGGAGTTTGAGTTCCTGCAACACCTATATCGGAATGGGGCGTGATATCCAGAAGTTGGGTGAGGGGATCCAAAATACCGGTTACGGAACCGGGTGGAGTGGCAACAAGCCTTCGCCTTACCCGCAGCCTGCCAAGCCCGCAGAGAAAAAGCCCTGA
- a CDS encoding 6-pyruvoyl trahydropterin synthase family protein — MPYRICKMIEVENGHLLSKHPDKCRFPHGHTRKVELVFEADSLDNREMIFDFKLIGRMIGDFLDEYDHALCMNTEDPQYAFFQQTYGDRIIGFEGEDPTTEVMARTIYEHTTAALQRFVEQPDPEYPVRPEVRLYKIRVWETTSSWAEYLG; from the coding sequence ATGCCTTACCGAATTTGTAAAATGATCGAGGTGGAGAACGGCCACCTGCTCTCGAAGCACCCGGATAAATGCCGATTCCCTCACGGGCACACCCGCAAGGTGGAGCTGGTTTTTGAGGCGGATAGCTTGGATAACCGGGAAATGATTTTCGATTTTAAGCTGATCGGGCGGATGATCGGCGATTTTCTCGATGAATACGACCATGCGTTGTGCATGAATACCGAGGACCCCCAGTATGCTTTTTTCCAGCAAACCTATGGGGACCGGATTATTGGATTTGAAGGGGAGGATCCGACGACGGAAGTGATGGCCCGGACGATTTACGAGCACACCACTGCGGCGCTCCAGCGTTTTGTTGAGCAACCCGATCCGGAATACCCAGTGCGCCCCGAGGTCAGACTATACAAGATCCGGGTCTGGGAAACGACGAGTTCCTGGGCAGAGTACCTGGGCTAG
- a CDS encoding metal-dependent hydrolase, producing the protein MTNLTYYGHACFSVEIAGKTLLFDPFITPNPLAQEIDINSIQADYVLISHGHEDHVADALDILKRTGATLISNFEIVTWFGQQGITNAHPLNHGGKAHFPFGSVKYVNAVHSSILPDGTYGGNPGGFVIESDQDHFYFSGDTALTLDMTLLGELHQLDWAVLCVGDNFTMGPEDAAICAEWARVKEVVGVHFDTFPYVEIDHAQAKAAFADKGITLHLPGIGKTLPLNASS; encoded by the coding sequence ATGACTAATCTCACCTACTACGGACACGCCTGTTTTTCGGTAGAAATTGCCGGCAAAACTCTACTCTTTGATCCCTTTATCACCCCCAACCCACTGGCACAGGAGATCGACATCAACAGCATTCAGGCTGATTACGTCCTGATCAGCCACGGCCATGAAGACCACGTGGCCGACGCCCTGGACATCCTGAAACGCACCGGTGCCACCCTGATCTCGAACTTTGAAATCGTTACCTGGTTCGGCCAACAAGGCATCACCAACGCCCACCCGCTCAACCACGGCGGCAAAGCCCACTTCCCTTTCGGATCTGTCAAATACGTCAACGCAGTGCACTCGTCCATCCTTCCCGACGGCACCTACGGAGGCAACCCCGGCGGTTTCGTCATCGAATCCGACCAAGATCATTTCTACTTTTCCGGCGACACCGCCCTCACCCTCGATATGACCCTGCTTGGAGAACTTCACCAGCTCGACTGGGCGGTGCTCTGCGTCGGAGATAACTTCACCATGGGCCCCGAAGACGCCGCCATCTGTGCCGAATGGGCCAGAGTGAAGGAAGTTGTGGGCGTTCACTTCGACACCTTCCCCTATGTGGAAATCGACCACGCCCAAGCCAAGGCCGCTTTTGCGGACAAGGGCATCACCCTGCACTTGCCCGGCATCGGCAAAACCCTGCCACTCAACGCTTCAAGCTAG